ATCGACGATCGTTGTCTCCAGTCCCCATCTATCTTCACGCTCTAAATATTCACGCGGTAATTTATCCGGCTGCGCAAAAAAATAATCATATAATTTATGGATCACATACTGCGCTTTTTTTCGATCTACTTCTAATTCAGACGCACGATAGATCCTCTGAAACATAAATTCGCGAAACAGCCCCATCGCCGCCGTCACTTGTTCAGACATCCGTATTTCGGTGCGACCTTGCGACTGTTGTATCATATCTGCCACCATGATCATGATCATGCTGGATGGTTTTATGCCCAGTACGGTGCTTACTTCCTTCGGCAGGTCCTCGATTTTCAAAAGTCCGGCGCGAATGCCGTCGTCATAGTCATGACAAAGATAGGCGATGCGGTCGCCAATCCGCACGATATTCCCTTCCAACGTGAATGGTTTATTCTCGCCGGTATGATTTAAAATGCCATCCTTCACTTCGAGCGTCAGATTCAGCCCTCGCCCTGAACGCTCCAAGAATTCCACGACGCGCAAGCTTTGTTCATTATGACGATAACGTCCCAAGATATCCTGTAACGCATATTCGCCCGCATGGCCAAAAGGCGTGTGCCCGACATCATGCGCCAACGAAATAGCTTCCGTCAAATCTTCATTCAGCTGCAATCCTCGTGCAATCGTCCGGCAAATTTGCGCCACCTCGAGACTGTGCGTCATACGCGTCCGATAATGATCCCCCGGCGATATATAGACCTGTGTCTTATGTTTTAGACGCCGAAAAGCTTTCGAGTGAATGATCCTGTCGCGATCGCGTTGAAAAGTCGTACGAAATTCGCACGCGGTTTCCGTTTCGGCTCTTACGGCATCCTTACTCCGCGTCGCCGTCGGCGCCAGCAACTGCTCTTCCTGTTCTTCAATGCGTTCGCGTATTGTCTTGTCCATCTGTCGCCACATCCTCCCGCCCTATGAAAACAAACATTTTTCTGCTAT
The sequence above is drawn from the Azotosporobacter soli genome and encodes:
- a CDS encoding deoxyguanosinetriphosphate triphosphohydrolase translates to MDKTIRERIEEQEEQLLAPTATRSKDAVRAETETACEFRTTFQRDRDRIIHSKAFRRLKHKTQVYISPGDHYRTRMTHSLEVAQICRTIARGLQLNEDLTEAISLAHDVGHTPFGHAGEYALQDILGRYRHNEQSLRVVEFLERSGRGLNLTLEVKDGILNHTGENKPFTLEGNIVRIGDRIAYLCHDYDDGIRAGLLKIEDLPKEVSTVLGIKPSSMIMIMVADMIQQSQGRTEIRMSEQVTAAMGLFREFMFQRIYRASELEVDRKKAQYVIHKLYDYFFAQPDKLPREYLEREDRWGLETTIVDYIAGLTDGYAVQLFEKLFVPTKWMSY